Proteins from a genomic interval of bacterium:
- a CDS encoding class I SAM-dependent DNA methyltransferase, whose protein sequence is MTPQDFITKWGSSTLKESSGSQEHFIDLCELLGELTPAKADPTGEEYCFERGARKETGGDGWADVWKRHHFAWEYKGKKANLDKAFEQLRQYSSALENPPLLIVSDMESIRIRTNWTNSVSKTYEFALEDLNDAGTRDILKWAFTDPERLRPGQSRQSLTEDAAESFASLALALRERGHDPEEVAHFVNRLIFCMFADDVSLLPNNLFERMLEQARKEPESFTDLAGNLFQEMASGGRVGFEQVACFNGGLFEDNSALPLEKSDIETVLKASKLDWSEIDPSILGTLFERGLDPGKRVQLGAHYTDRDKIMQLIDPVVIRPWLAEWERELAEIASELERAEAAKSAGARTTQRNRAERRYREFLSRLRSFTVLDPACGSENFLYLALHALKDLEHQVQVEAEALGFERDFPEVDPANVKGIEINPYAAELARVSVWIGHIQWMRRNGFTGIEEPILKPLDTIECRDAIMTADGAEPDWPVTDVVIGNPPFLGGKLLKTHLGEDYVDRLFDVFSNRVPAEADLVCYWFEKAGRQIAEGKAKRAGLVATNSIRGGANRRTLQAATENRPIFDAWSDEQWTIDGASVRVSLICFSRDVDAVGQVLLDGREVDEIYTDLTARHGSEGVDPKTIRRLPQNADVAYMGDTKGGAFDIGGDLALEWLQLPANPNGRNNTDVLKPWVNGMDVTRRPAGKWIIDFGWVMSEYAAALYEEPFEWVEQHVKPMRQNNRRATYREHWWRHVEPRQGMWNALEGVSRYIATPTVAKHRVFVWYDTRICPDHQLIVIARDDDTTFGILHSRFHEIWSLRLGTSLEDRPRYTHTTTFATFPFPSGLTPNIAPDECASDPRAGAIAEAARELVALRDRWINPPEWVEWVEAPVPGYPRLPQPRNENAAKELKKRTLTNLYNDRPQWLDNAHAALDAAVAGAYGWPTDISDDSALRNLRDLNAAL, encoded by the coding sequence GTGACGCCGCAGGACTTCATCACCAAGTGGGGGTCATCCACGCTCAAGGAGAGCTCAGGGTCGCAGGAGCATTTCATAGACCTGTGTGAACTGTTAGGCGAGTTGACTCCGGCAAAGGCTGACCCTACTGGCGAGGAGTACTGCTTTGAGCGGGGGGCGCGCAAGGAGACCGGCGGTGATGGCTGGGCCGACGTGTGGAAACGCCACCATTTCGCTTGGGAATACAAGGGGAAGAAGGCCAATCTCGACAAGGCCTTTGAGCAGTTGCGGCAGTATTCCTCCGCGTTGGAGAACCCGCCGCTATTGATCGTCTCCGATATGGAGAGCATCCGGATTCGCACCAATTGGACGAACAGCGTCAGCAAGACCTACGAGTTTGCCTTGGAGGACCTGAATGACGCAGGGACCCGTGACATCCTCAAATGGGCATTCACGGACCCTGAGCGGCTACGGCCGGGCCAATCCCGGCAGTCGTTGACAGAGGACGCTGCGGAATCGTTCGCCTCTCTGGCTCTTGCTCTGAGGGAACGTGGGCACGACCCAGAGGAAGTCGCCCATTTCGTCAATCGTCTGATCTTCTGCATGTTCGCTGACGATGTCTCTTTGCTTCCGAACAACTTGTTTGAACGGATGTTGGAACAGGCCCGAAAGGAGCCCGAGAGCTTTACTGACCTTGCGGGCAATCTCTTCCAAGAGATGGCTTCTGGTGGCCGGGTCGGCTTCGAGCAGGTTGCCTGCTTCAACGGAGGCCTGTTCGAGGACAATTCCGCGCTGCCATTGGAGAAGTCTGATATCGAGACGGTGTTGAAAGCCTCGAAGCTCGACTGGTCAGAAATCGACCCGTCGATCCTTGGGACGCTTTTCGAGCGCGGGCTCGACCCCGGCAAACGCGTGCAACTCGGGGCGCATTACACAGATCGCGACAAGATCATGCAGCTCATCGATCCGGTGGTGATCAGACCGTGGCTCGCTGAGTGGGAAAGAGAATTAGCTGAAATCGCCTCGGAATTGGAACGAGCCGAAGCGGCGAAGTCAGCTGGAGCCCGGACGACACAGCGCAATAGGGCCGAGCGGCGGTACCGGGAGTTTCTTAGCCGATTGCGTTCGTTCACAGTGCTGGATCCAGCTTGTGGCTCGGAGAACTTTCTCTATTTGGCCCTGCATGCGCTAAAGGACCTCGAGCATCAAGTGCAGGTGGAAGCGGAGGCGCTGGGCTTTGAGCGCGATTTTCCCGAAGTCGATCCCGCGAACGTTAAGGGAATTGAGATCAATCCTTACGCCGCGGAACTGGCGCGCGTTTCGGTCTGGATTGGCCACATCCAGTGGATGCGCCGCAACGGCTTCACGGGAATCGAGGAGCCGATTCTGAAGCCCCTGGACACGATCGAGTGTCGTGACGCGATCATGACAGCGGACGGCGCCGAGCCAGATTGGCCAGTGACTGACGTGGTGATAGGAAATCCGCCTTTTCTCGGTGGAAAGCTCCTCAAGACGCATCTTGGCGAGGACTATGTGGACCGCCTATTCGACGTCTTTTCAAACCGCGTCCCTGCAGAAGCGGATTTGGTCTGCTACTGGTTCGAGAAAGCCGGTAGGCAGATTGCAGAGGGAAAGGCGAAGCGCGCTGGGCTGGTAGCAACCAATTCGATTAGGGGTGGCGCGAACCGAAGGACTCTTCAGGCTGCTACCGAAAACAGGCCAATTTTCGACGCGTGGAGCGACGAACAGTGGACCATTGACGGAGCGTCTGTGCGAGTCTCTCTCATTTGCTTTTCGCGAGATGTCGACGCGGTTGGGCAAGTCCTACTCGATGGACGGGAAGTCGACGAGATTTACACCGATCTGACAGCACGGCACGGCAGCGAAGGTGTTGATCCCAAGACAATCAGACGACTCCCGCAGAATGCCGATGTTGCCTACATGGGCGATACCAAAGGAGGAGCCTTCGATATCGGGGGAGACCTCGCCCTCGAATGGCTCCAATTGCCTGCCAATCCGAACGGTCGCAACAACACCGACGTACTGAAGCCGTGGGTGAATGGCATGGACGTAACGCGACGGCCAGCTGGCAAATGGATCATCGACTTCGGCTGGGTAATGTCTGAGTACGCAGCCGCTTTGTATGAAGAGCCGTTCGAATGGGTGGAGCAGCACGTCAAGCCGATGCGGCAAAACAACCGTCGAGCCACATATCGCGAGCACTGGTGGCGCCATGTGGAGCCGAGGCAGGGAATGTGGAATGCACTTGAGGGGGTATCGCGTTACATCGCAACACCCACTGTCGCCAAACACCGCGTCTTTGTCTGGTACGACACTCGAATCTGCCCTGATCACCAACTGATCGTCATAGCTCGGGACGATGACACGACCTTCGGGATCCTCCACAGTCGGTTCCACGAGATTTGGTCGCTAAGGCTTGGCACAAGTTTGGAAGACCGACCGCGCTACACCCACACTACGACCTTTGCTACCTTCCCGTTTCCTAGCGGATTGACGCCGAATATTGCTCCTGATGAGTGCGCGTCCGACCCCAGGGCAGGAGCGATCGCCGAAGCTGCACGCGAACTTGTCGCACTTCGTGACCGGTGGATCAACCCGCCTGAATGGGTCGAATGGGTGGAAGCTCCAGTTCCCGGATATCCAAGGTTGCCCCAACCCCGCAATGAGAATGCCGCGAAGGAACTCAAGAAGCGCACCTTGACGAATCTCTACAACGACCGCCCGCAGTGGCTAGACAATGCACATGCTGCCCTAGATGCTGCCGTCGCTGGGGCCTACGGTTGGCCAACCGACATTTCGGATGATTCCGCCCTCCGGAACCTTCGAGACCTCAACGCCGCCCTCTGA
- a CDS encoding ASCH domain-containing protein: MTEEIEALDQNRMIVLSLKPRFAEAILAGTKTVELRRTTPKIEVPTRALLYASTPVRALLGTCIITDVRTANLTALWREYGSRSELSHNEFKRYFEGLDIGTALALSHQQPLDRIVPLQDLRAKPRGFRPPQSFAYVDTKTGNRLLRMAA; this comes from the coding sequence ATGACTGAGGAGATTGAAGCGCTCGATCAGAACCGGATGATCGTCCTCTCGCTCAAGCCGAGATTCGCTGAGGCCATCCTTGCCGGGACAAAGACTGTCGAGCTGCGCCGCACGACACCAAAGATCGAAGTCCCGACGCGTGCGCTGTTGTATGCGTCGACACCGGTGCGGGCGTTGCTTGGCACATGCATCATCACAGACGTCAGAACGGCCAACCTCACAGCCCTATGGCGCGAGTACGGCTCAAGATCCGAGTTGTCCCACAACGAGTTCAAGCGTTACTTCGAGGGACTGGACATCGGCACCGCGCTGGCCTTGTCGCATCAGCAGCCCCTAGACAGGATCGTGCCCCTCCAAGACCTCCGGGCAAAACCAAGAGGTTTCCGACCTCCACAGAGCTTCGCCTACGTCGACACCAAGACCGGCAACCGACTTCTAAGGATGGCCGCCTAG